From Echinicola soli, a single genomic window includes:
- the porL gene encoding type IX secretion system motor protein PorL/GldL, which produces MAKHNETSFTHKFYGSVMPKIYGIGASVVILGAMFKILDWPFASLMIGVGLSTEAVIFFLSAFEPKSQEVDWSRVYPELADESTPMASPKARAAVQTSGDQTAQKLDKMLEDANIGSDLIDNLGKGLRNLADSTQKMGTVADAALATNEYAENVKVASKTLVDINQSYSKTAAALSEMSNASHEAKEYRDQVVSVTQNLSALNAVYEMELQDANSHVKVLNKFYSNVTAAMEGLNEAGKETETFKAELAKLNKNVSSLNSIYGGMLTAMKG; this is translated from the coding sequence ATGGCTAAACACAACGAAACTTCTTTCACCCACAAATTTTATGGTTCAGTAATGCCAAAAATTTATGGGATCGGTGCCTCTGTCGTGATCTTGGGAGCAATGTTCAAGATTTTGGATTGGCCTTTCGCTTCACTAATGATCGGCGTAGGATTGTCCACCGAAGCAGTTATTTTCTTTCTTTCTGCTTTCGAACCAAAATCCCAAGAGGTGGACTGGAGCAGGGTCTACCCAGAACTTGCAGATGAATCTACTCCGATGGCATCTCCGAAAGCAAGAGCGGCCGTTCAGACTTCCGGTGACCAGACCGCTCAGAAGCTGGACAAAATGCTTGAAGATGCCAATATTGGATCTGACCTTATTGATAATCTTGGTAAAGGGCTTAGAAATCTAGCTGATTCAACCCAAAAAATGGGAACAGTAGCAGATGCTGCACTGGCTACCAATGAATATGCAGAAAATGTAAAAGTAGCTTCCAAGACTTTGGTGGACATTAACCAGTCTTACAGTAAAACTGCCGCGGCCCTTTCTGAAATGTCAAATGCTTCCCATGAAGCCAAAGAGTATAGAGATCAGGTAGTCTCAGTGACCCAAAATTTATCTGCACTGAACGCAGTGTATGAGATGGAATTGCAGGATGCTAACAGTCATGTTAAGGTGCTCAATAAATTCTATTCTAACGTTACTGCAGCCATGGAAGGCTTGAATGAAGCAGGTAAAGAAACCGAAACATTCAAAGCTGAACTGGCCAAGCTAAATAAAAACGTTAGCTCCCTGAACAGCATTTATGGCGGTATGCTTACGGCCATGAAGGGGTAA